The genomic stretch TCGAGCGCGCCGAGCGCAAGGAGCGGATGGATACCTACTGGCAGCGCGCCGGGGAGGTCGAGTTCGACGAGTCGCTCAGCGATGCCGAGCGTGCCGCGCGGCTCGAAGAGCTGCAGAAGGAACTGCTGACCGAAGAAGACGTGCGCCGCATGGCCGCGCGCGAGGCGGCCGAGCGCCTGGACAAGCTCACCCCCGCGGACATCGCCGAGCAGGTGCGCGCCGAGCGCGAGGGAGAGATCGAGCTGGACTGGAGCACCCCCGAGCAGCAGGGGGCGAATATCGGCGTCGAGGAGCCGGGTGAGGCCGGTTCAGAGTAGAAATCCAATTCGACCTCTCCCTGAAAGGGAGAGGGGAGACTTGCCCGCCTCTTCGCGCTCGCCTACGGATAGAGCCATCCATTCGCGAGGAGAACAGCTCATGCCGCACAATCCCGTTGCGGGCCGCGTTTTGCCTGACCTGCTGCGCTACCAGGTGGAGCGCCGCCCCGATCAGGAGTTTCTGATCTTCGTCGACCGCACTGGCGCGTGCGCCGGGCGCTACACCTACGCGCAGGTCGACGCGCTCTCGGACAAGATCGCCGCGCACCTGCAGGGCATCGGGATCGGCAAGGGCGACGGTGTGTGCGTGCACCTGCCCAACGTGCCGGAGTTTCTCTTCTGCTGGTTCGGGATCGCGAAGATCGGCGCCTACATGGTGGCGACCAACCTGCGCAGCGCGCCCGACGAGATGGAGTATTTCCTCAATCACTCGGAAGCCAGGGCGCTCATTTCCGACACCGGGGAGACGGCGGCGTGGGAGCCGATCCTCAAAGACTGCCCGGCGATCCAGAGCGAGCAGATCGTGCTCTTCGGCGATGCCGGTGAGATCGGCGCGCGCGTTTCGGGCGCGAAGATTCTCGAATCGGGCAGCGGCGAGTTCGAAGCGCCGGCGCTCGACGCGATGGACCTGGCCGCCGTGCTCTATACCTCGGGCACGACGAGCCGCCCCAAGGGCGTGATGATCACCCAGGGCAACTACGTCTGGGCGGCCGAGCTCCAGGTGCGCACGCAGATGCTCAGCGCCGCCGACCGCTACCTGGTGTGTCTTCCCTATTTCCACATCAACGCGCAGACCTATTCGACGCTGCCGGTGATGTCGGTCGGTGGGTCCATGGTGCTGATGGAGCGGTTCTCCAAGAGCCGCTTCTGGGACATCGTGGGCGAGCACAAGCCCACAGTGTGGAGCTACGTGCCGGCGCTCACCA from Chrysiogenia bacterium encodes the following:
- a CDS encoding acyl--CoA ligase encodes the protein MPHNPVAGRVLPDLLRYQVERRPDQEFLIFVDRTGACAGRYTYAQVDALSDKIAAHLQGIGIGKGDGVCVHLPNVPEFLFCWFGIAKIGAYMVATNLRSAPDEMEYFLNHSEARALISDTGETAAWEPILKDCPAIQSEQIVLFGDAGEIGARVSGAKILESGSGEFEAPALDAMDLAAVLYTSGTTSRPKGVMITQGNYVWAAELQVRTQMLSAADRYLVCLPYFHINAQTYSTLPVMSVGGSMVLMERFSKSRFWDIVGEHKPTVWSYVPALT